The following are from one region of the Coccinella septempunctata chromosome 7, icCocSept1.1, whole genome shotgun sequence genome:
- the LOC123317594 gene encoding bone morphogenetic protein receptor type-1B isoform X3, with amino-acid sequence MTHRKRFSLRRRKNKFVKSCYCEGHCPNGEANGTCEIRPGGMCFASVEAAIDDDGYEYPVWSYGCFPADEGGLMQCKGHLVPHMEPKNIQCCDDSNGCNRNLKPFYPERPTTETPSFNQFNNLPYIVLLTSVTVCLTLFLLVIAVIYKRYNKKDFQRKHNLCPKNYPVKYPNMEVHGPLSNLLDQSSGSGSGLPILVQRTIAKQIQMVQSVGKGRYGEVWLANWRGEQVAVKVFFTTEEQSWFRETEIYQTVLMRHENILGFIAADIKGTGSWTQMLLITDYHEHGSLYDYLQTHVLDPNALHLMATSIASGLSHLHTEIFGTRGKPAIAHRDIKSKNILVKRNGECCIADFGLAVKYLSDTNEIDIPPNIRSGTRRYMAPEILDRSINVKSFDAHKMADMYAFGLVLWEMSRRCVTGDKITAADEYCVPYYDSVPSDPDFDDMLDVVCVKKIRPKIPLRWESDEVLSTLSKVMQECWHANPAVRLTALRVKKTLCKLDTDTSIKIV; translated from the exons TGAAAAGCTGCTACTGCGAGGGCCACTGTCCAAATGGCGAGGCGAACGGTACCTGCGAGATCAGGCCCGGAGGCATGTGTTTCGCCTCTGTCGAGGCCGCAATCGACGATGATGGTTACGAGTACCCCGTGTGGAGTTATGGCTGTTTTCCAGCGGACGAAGGTGGTCTCATGCAG tgcAAGGGCCACCTGGTGCCCCACATGGAGCCGAAGAACATCCAATGCTGCGACGACTCCAACGGATGCAACCGCAACCTCAAGCCCTTCTACCCCGAGAGGCCGACCACAGAAACCCCCTCTTTCAACCAGTTCAACAACCTCCCCTACATAGTCCTCCTGACATCAGTAACAGTATGCCTAACGCTCTTCCTGCTGGTCATCGCCGTCATATACAAGAGGTACAACAAGAAAGACTTCCAAAGAAAACACAACCTATGCCCGAAGAACTACCCCGTCAAATATCCGAACATGGAGGTGCACGGTCCCCTATCCAACCTCCTGGACCAGTCAAGCGGTTCCGGCTCCGGTCTTCCCATACTGGTGCAGAGGACGATAGCCAAGCAGATCCAGATGGTCCAGAGCGTCGGCAAAGGGAGGTACGGCGAGGTCTGGCTGGCCAATTGGAGGGGAGAACAGGTCGCCGTCAAGGTGTTCTTCACCACCGAGGAACAATCGTGGTTCAGGGAGACGGAGATCTACCAGACGGTGCTCATGAGACACGAGAACATCCTGGGATTCATCGCGGCCGACATCAAGGGTACCGGATCGTGGACCCAGATGTTGCTGATAACGGACTACCACGAACATGGGTCTTTGTACGATTACCTCCAAACCCACGTGCTGGATCCCAATGCCCTCCATCTGATGGCCACCAGTATAGCCAGTGGGCTTTCGCACTTGCATACCGAGATATTCGGTACCAGAGGCAAGCCTGCCATCGCCCACCGCGACATAAAGAGCAAGAACATATTGGTCAAGAGGAACGGAGAATGTTGCATCGCTGATTTCGGCTTAGCCGTCAAATACCTCAGCGATACCAACGAAATCGACATCCCCCCTAACATCCGGAGCGGTACCAGGAGGTACATGGCCCCGGAGATCCTGGATAGATCCATAAACGTCAAGAGTTTCGACGCCCACAAGATGGCCGACATGTACGCCTTCGGTCTGGTGCTCTGGGAGATGTCCAGGAGATGCGTGACCGGAGACAAGATAACAGCAGCCGACGAATACTGCGTGCCATACTACGATTCTGTGCCTAGTGACCCGGACTTCGACGACATGCTGGACGTGGTCTGCGTCAAGAAGATAAGGCCCAAGATACCCCTCCGTTGGGAGTCAGACGAGGTCCTGTCGACCCTTTCCAAAGTTATGCAAGAGTGCTGGCACGCGAACCCCGCCGTCCGATTGACGGCTCTAAGAGTGAAAAAGACTCTGTGTAAACTCGATACCGATACTAGTATAAAGATTGTCTAG
- the LOC123317594 gene encoding bone morphogenetic protein receptor type-1B isoform X1, protein MADIRKSETEPAELNTETTAASLIQTMKSCYCEGHCPNGEANGTCEIRPGGMCFASVEAAIDDDGYEYPVWSYGCFPADEGGLMQCKGHLVPHMEPKNIQCCDDSNGCNRNLKPFYPERPTTETPSFNQFNNLPYIVLLTSVTVCLTLFLLVIAVIYKRYNKKDFQRKHNLCPKNYPVKYPNMEVHGPLSNLLDQSSGSGSGLPILVQRTIAKQIQMVQSVGKGRYGEVWLANWRGEQVAVKVFFTTEEQSWFRETEIYQTVLMRHENILGFIAADIKGTGSWTQMLLITDYHEHGSLYDYLQTHVLDPNALHLMATSIASGLSHLHTEIFGTRGKPAIAHRDIKSKNILVKRNGECCIADFGLAVKYLSDTNEIDIPPNIRSGTRRYMAPEILDRSINVKSFDAHKMADMYAFGLVLWEMSRRCVTGDKITAADEYCVPYYDSVPSDPDFDDMLDVVCVKKIRPKIPLRWESDEVLSTLSKVMQECWHANPAVRLTALRVKKTLCKLDTDTSIKIV, encoded by the exons TGAAAAGCTGCTACTGCGAGGGCCACTGTCCAAATGGCGAGGCGAACGGTACCTGCGAGATCAGGCCCGGAGGCATGTGTTTCGCCTCTGTCGAGGCCGCAATCGACGATGATGGTTACGAGTACCCCGTGTGGAGTTATGGCTGTTTTCCAGCGGACGAAGGTGGTCTCATGCAG tgcAAGGGCCACCTGGTGCCCCACATGGAGCCGAAGAACATCCAATGCTGCGACGACTCCAACGGATGCAACCGCAACCTCAAGCCCTTCTACCCCGAGAGGCCGACCACAGAAACCCCCTCTTTCAACCAGTTCAACAACCTCCCCTACATAGTCCTCCTGACATCAGTAACAGTATGCCTAACGCTCTTCCTGCTGGTCATCGCCGTCATATACAAGAGGTACAACAAGAAAGACTTCCAAAGAAAACACAACCTATGCCCGAAGAACTACCCCGTCAAATATCCGAACATGGAGGTGCACGGTCCCCTATCCAACCTCCTGGACCAGTCAAGCGGTTCCGGCTCCGGTCTTCCCATACTGGTGCAGAGGACGATAGCCAAGCAGATCCAGATGGTCCAGAGCGTCGGCAAAGGGAGGTACGGCGAGGTCTGGCTGGCCAATTGGAGGGGAGAACAGGTCGCCGTCAAGGTGTTCTTCACCACCGAGGAACAATCGTGGTTCAGGGAGACGGAGATCTACCAGACGGTGCTCATGAGACACGAGAACATCCTGGGATTCATCGCGGCCGACATCAAGGGTACCGGATCGTGGACCCAGATGTTGCTGATAACGGACTACCACGAACATGGGTCTTTGTACGATTACCTCCAAACCCACGTGCTGGATCCCAATGCCCTCCATCTGATGGCCACCAGTATAGCCAGTGGGCTTTCGCACTTGCATACCGAGATATTCGGTACCAGAGGCAAGCCTGCCATCGCCCACCGCGACATAAAGAGCAAGAACATATTGGTCAAGAGGAACGGAGAATGTTGCATCGCTGATTTCGGCTTAGCCGTCAAATACCTCAGCGATACCAACGAAATCGACATCCCCCCTAACATCCGGAGCGGTACCAGGAGGTACATGGCCCCGGAGATCCTGGATAGATCCATAAACGTCAAGAGTTTCGACGCCCACAAGATGGCCGACATGTACGCCTTCGGTCTGGTGCTCTGGGAGATGTCCAGGAGATGCGTGACCGGAGACAAGATAACAGCAGCCGACGAATACTGCGTGCCATACTACGATTCTGTGCCTAGTGACCCGGACTTCGACGACATGCTGGACGTGGTCTGCGTCAAGAAGATAAGGCCCAAGATACCCCTCCGTTGGGAGTCAGACGAGGTCCTGTCGACCCTTTCCAAAGTTATGCAAGAGTGCTGGCACGCGAACCCCGCCGTCCGATTGACGGCTCTAAGAGTGAAAAAGACTCTGTGTAAACTCGATACCGATACTAGTATAAAGATTGTCTAG
- the LOC123317594 gene encoding bone morphogenetic protein receptor type-1B isoform X2: protein MSPSRRRNRTMRAKKHSVKSCYCEGHCPNGEANGTCEIRPGGMCFASVEAAIDDDGYEYPVWSYGCFPADEGGLMQCKGHLVPHMEPKNIQCCDDSNGCNRNLKPFYPERPTTETPSFNQFNNLPYIVLLTSVTVCLTLFLLVIAVIYKRYNKKDFQRKHNLCPKNYPVKYPNMEVHGPLSNLLDQSSGSGSGLPILVQRTIAKQIQMVQSVGKGRYGEVWLANWRGEQVAVKVFFTTEEQSWFRETEIYQTVLMRHENILGFIAADIKGTGSWTQMLLITDYHEHGSLYDYLQTHVLDPNALHLMATSIASGLSHLHTEIFGTRGKPAIAHRDIKSKNILVKRNGECCIADFGLAVKYLSDTNEIDIPPNIRSGTRRYMAPEILDRSINVKSFDAHKMADMYAFGLVLWEMSRRCVTGDKITAADEYCVPYYDSVPSDPDFDDMLDVVCVKKIRPKIPLRWESDEVLSTLSKVMQECWHANPAVRLTALRVKKTLCKLDTDTSIKIV from the exons TGAAAAGCTGCTACTGCGAGGGCCACTGTCCAAATGGCGAGGCGAACGGTACCTGCGAGATCAGGCCCGGAGGCATGTGTTTCGCCTCTGTCGAGGCCGCAATCGACGATGATGGTTACGAGTACCCCGTGTGGAGTTATGGCTGTTTTCCAGCGGACGAAGGTGGTCTCATGCAG tgcAAGGGCCACCTGGTGCCCCACATGGAGCCGAAGAACATCCAATGCTGCGACGACTCCAACGGATGCAACCGCAACCTCAAGCCCTTCTACCCCGAGAGGCCGACCACAGAAACCCCCTCTTTCAACCAGTTCAACAACCTCCCCTACATAGTCCTCCTGACATCAGTAACAGTATGCCTAACGCTCTTCCTGCTGGTCATCGCCGTCATATACAAGAGGTACAACAAGAAAGACTTCCAAAGAAAACACAACCTATGCCCGAAGAACTACCCCGTCAAATATCCGAACATGGAGGTGCACGGTCCCCTATCCAACCTCCTGGACCAGTCAAGCGGTTCCGGCTCCGGTCTTCCCATACTGGTGCAGAGGACGATAGCCAAGCAGATCCAGATGGTCCAGAGCGTCGGCAAAGGGAGGTACGGCGAGGTCTGGCTGGCCAATTGGAGGGGAGAACAGGTCGCCGTCAAGGTGTTCTTCACCACCGAGGAACAATCGTGGTTCAGGGAGACGGAGATCTACCAGACGGTGCTCATGAGACACGAGAACATCCTGGGATTCATCGCGGCCGACATCAAGGGTACCGGATCGTGGACCCAGATGTTGCTGATAACGGACTACCACGAACATGGGTCTTTGTACGATTACCTCCAAACCCACGTGCTGGATCCCAATGCCCTCCATCTGATGGCCACCAGTATAGCCAGTGGGCTTTCGCACTTGCATACCGAGATATTCGGTACCAGAGGCAAGCCTGCCATCGCCCACCGCGACATAAAGAGCAAGAACATATTGGTCAAGAGGAACGGAGAATGTTGCATCGCTGATTTCGGCTTAGCCGTCAAATACCTCAGCGATACCAACGAAATCGACATCCCCCCTAACATCCGGAGCGGTACCAGGAGGTACATGGCCCCGGAGATCCTGGATAGATCCATAAACGTCAAGAGTTTCGACGCCCACAAGATGGCCGACATGTACGCCTTCGGTCTGGTGCTCTGGGAGATGTCCAGGAGATGCGTGACCGGAGACAAGATAACAGCAGCCGACGAATACTGCGTGCCATACTACGATTCTGTGCCTAGTGACCCGGACTTCGACGACATGCTGGACGTGGTCTGCGTCAAGAAGATAAGGCCCAAGATACCCCTCCGTTGGGAGTCAGACGAGGTCCTGTCGACCCTTTCCAAAGTTATGCAAGAGTGCTGGCACGCGAACCCCGCCGTCCGATTGACGGCTCTAAGAGTGAAAAAGACTCTGTGTAAACTCGATACCGATACTAGTATAAAGATTGTCTAG
- the LOC123317594 gene encoding bone morphogenetic protein receptor type-1B isoform X4 produces the protein MWLYDTEEDLKSCYCEGHCPNGEANGTCEIRPGGMCFASVEAAIDDDGYEYPVWSYGCFPADEGGLMQCKGHLVPHMEPKNIQCCDDSNGCNRNLKPFYPERPTTETPSFNQFNNLPYIVLLTSVTVCLTLFLLVIAVIYKRYNKKDFQRKHNLCPKNYPVKYPNMEVHGPLSNLLDQSSGSGSGLPILVQRTIAKQIQMVQSVGKGRYGEVWLANWRGEQVAVKVFFTTEEQSWFRETEIYQTVLMRHENILGFIAADIKGTGSWTQMLLITDYHEHGSLYDYLQTHVLDPNALHLMATSIASGLSHLHTEIFGTRGKPAIAHRDIKSKNILVKRNGECCIADFGLAVKYLSDTNEIDIPPNIRSGTRRYMAPEILDRSINVKSFDAHKMADMYAFGLVLWEMSRRCVTGDKITAADEYCVPYYDSVPSDPDFDDMLDVVCVKKIRPKIPLRWESDEVLSTLSKVMQECWHANPAVRLTALRVKKTLCKLDTDTSIKIV, from the exons TGAAAAGCTGCTACTGCGAGGGCCACTGTCCAAATGGCGAGGCGAACGGTACCTGCGAGATCAGGCCCGGAGGCATGTGTTTCGCCTCTGTCGAGGCCGCAATCGACGATGATGGTTACGAGTACCCCGTGTGGAGTTATGGCTGTTTTCCAGCGGACGAAGGTGGTCTCATGCAG tgcAAGGGCCACCTGGTGCCCCACATGGAGCCGAAGAACATCCAATGCTGCGACGACTCCAACGGATGCAACCGCAACCTCAAGCCCTTCTACCCCGAGAGGCCGACCACAGAAACCCCCTCTTTCAACCAGTTCAACAACCTCCCCTACATAGTCCTCCTGACATCAGTAACAGTATGCCTAACGCTCTTCCTGCTGGTCATCGCCGTCATATACAAGAGGTACAACAAGAAAGACTTCCAAAGAAAACACAACCTATGCCCGAAGAACTACCCCGTCAAATATCCGAACATGGAGGTGCACGGTCCCCTATCCAACCTCCTGGACCAGTCAAGCGGTTCCGGCTCCGGTCTTCCCATACTGGTGCAGAGGACGATAGCCAAGCAGATCCAGATGGTCCAGAGCGTCGGCAAAGGGAGGTACGGCGAGGTCTGGCTGGCCAATTGGAGGGGAGAACAGGTCGCCGTCAAGGTGTTCTTCACCACCGAGGAACAATCGTGGTTCAGGGAGACGGAGATCTACCAGACGGTGCTCATGAGACACGAGAACATCCTGGGATTCATCGCGGCCGACATCAAGGGTACCGGATCGTGGACCCAGATGTTGCTGATAACGGACTACCACGAACATGGGTCTTTGTACGATTACCTCCAAACCCACGTGCTGGATCCCAATGCCCTCCATCTGATGGCCACCAGTATAGCCAGTGGGCTTTCGCACTTGCATACCGAGATATTCGGTACCAGAGGCAAGCCTGCCATCGCCCACCGCGACATAAAGAGCAAGAACATATTGGTCAAGAGGAACGGAGAATGTTGCATCGCTGATTTCGGCTTAGCCGTCAAATACCTCAGCGATACCAACGAAATCGACATCCCCCCTAACATCCGGAGCGGTACCAGGAGGTACATGGCCCCGGAGATCCTGGATAGATCCATAAACGTCAAGAGTTTCGACGCCCACAAGATGGCCGACATGTACGCCTTCGGTCTGGTGCTCTGGGAGATGTCCAGGAGATGCGTGACCGGAGACAAGATAACAGCAGCCGACGAATACTGCGTGCCATACTACGATTCTGTGCCTAGTGACCCGGACTTCGACGACATGCTGGACGTGGTCTGCGTCAAGAAGATAAGGCCCAAGATACCCCTCCGTTGGGAGTCAGACGAGGTCCTGTCGACCCTTTCCAAAGTTATGCAAGAGTGCTGGCACGCGAACCCCGCCGTCCGATTGACGGCTCTAAGAGTGAAAAAGACTCTGTGTAAACTCGATACCGATACTAGTATAAAGATTGTCTAG